From the Candidatus Dependentiae bacterium genome, one window contains:
- a CDS encoding YdcF family protein, with translation MKSSRGNVLKTAELIHPKTEDKWVLVTFAFHKPRSVGLFRKAGFKSC, from the coding sequence ATGAAGAGTTCAAGGGGAAACGTTCTGAAAACCGCTGAACTGATTCATCCTAAGACGGAAGATAAATGGGTATTGGTAACGTTTGCCTTTCATAAGCCTCGATCCGTCGGTCTTTTCCGAAAAGCTGGATTTAAATCCTGTTGA